A stretch of the Macaca mulatta isolate MMU2019108-1 chromosome 16, T2T-MMU8v2.0, whole genome shotgun sequence genome encodes the following:
- the WNT9B gene encoding protein Wnt-9b isoform X2, with protein sequence MKPLRRPLPFTCPSPPSPRLTRLPPLALSSLTGREVLTPFPGLGTAAAPAQGGAHLKQCDLLKLSRRQKQLCRREPGLAETLRDAAHLGLLECQFQFRHERWNCSLEGRTGLLKRGFKETAFLYAVSSAALTHTLARACSAGRMERCTCDDSPGLESRQAWQWGVCGDNLKYSTKFLSNFLGSKRGNKDLRARADAHNTHVGIKAVKSGLRTTCKCHGVSGSCAVRTCWKQLSPFRETGQVLKLRYDSAVKVSSATNEALGRLELWAPSRQGSPTKGLAPRSGDLVYMEDSPSFCRPSKYSPGTAGRVCSREASCSSLCCGRGYDTQSRLVAFSCHCQVQWCCYVECQQCVQEELVYTCKH encoded by the exons ATGAAGCCCCTGAGGAGGCCCCTTCCCTTCACTTGCCCGTCACCACCATCCCCAAGGCTCACCCGTCTCCCTCCTCTCGCTCTCTCTAGCCTGACCGGGCGGGAGGTCCTGACGCCCTTCCCAGGACTGGGCACTGCAGCGGCCCCGGCACAGGGCGGGGCCCACCTGAAGCAGTGCGACCTGCTGAAGCTGTCCCGGCGGCAGAAGCAGCTCTGCCGGAGGGAGCCTGGCCTGGCTGAGACCCTGCGGGACGCTGCGCACCTCGGCCTGCTTGAGTGCCAGTTCCAGTTCCGGCATGAGCGCTGGAACTGTAGCCTGGAGGGCAGGACGGGCCTGCTCaagagag GCTTCAAAGAGACAGCTTTCCTGTATGCGGTGTCCTCTGCCGCCCTAACCCACACCCTGGCCCGGGCCTGCAGCGCTGGGCGCATGGAGCGCTGCACCTGTGATGACTCTCCGGGGCTGGAGAGCCGGCAGGCCTGGCAGTGGGGCGTGTGTGGTGACAACCTCAAGTACAGCACCAAGTTTCTGAGCAACTTCCTGGGGTCCAAGAGAGGAAACAAGGACCTGCGGGCACGGGCAGACGCCCACAACACCCACGTGGGCATCAAG GCTGTGAAGAGTGGCCTCAGGACGACGTGTAAGTGCCACGGCGTGTCAGGCTCCTGTGCCGTGCGCACCTGCTGGAAGCAGCTCTCCCCATTCCGTGAGACGGGCCAGGTGCTGAAACTGCGCTATGACTCGGCTGTCAAGGTGTCCAGTGCCACCAATGAGGCCTTGGGCCGCCTAGAGCTGTGGGCCCCTTCCAGGCAGGGCAGCCCCACCAAAGGCCTGGCCCCAAGGTCTGGGGACCTGGTCTACATGGAGGACTCGCCCAGCTTCTGCCGACCCAGCAAGTACTCGCCTGGCACGGCAGGTAGGGTGTGCTCCCGGGAGGCCAGCTGCAGCAGCCTGTGCTGCGGGCGGGGCTATGACACCCAGAGCCGCCTGGTGGCCTTCTCCTGCcactgccaggtgcagtggtgctgCTACGTGGAGTGCCAGCAATGTGTGCAGGAGGAGCTTGTGTACACCTGCAAGCACTAG
- the WNT9B gene encoding protein Wnt-9b isoform X3: MRPPPALALAGLCLLALPAAAAASYFGLTGREVLTPFPGLGTAAAPAQGGAHLKQCDLLKLSRRQKQLCRREPGLAETLRDAAHLGLLECQFQFRHERWNCSLEGRTGLLKRGFKETAFLYAVSSAALTHTLARACSAGRMERCTCDDSPGLESRQAWQWGVCGDNLKYSTKFLSNFLGSKRGNKDLRARADAHNTHVGIKAVKSGLRTTCKCHGVSGSCAVRTCWKQLSPFRETGQVLKLRYDSAVKVSSATNEALGRLELWAPSRQGSPTKGLAPRSGDLVYMEDSPSFCRPSKYSPGTAGRVCSREASCSSLCCGRGYDTQSRLVAFSCHCQVQWCCYVECQQCVQEELVYTCKH, translated from the exons CCTGACCGGGCGGGAGGTCCTGACGCCCTTCCCAGGACTGGGCACTGCAGCGGCCCCGGCACAGGGCGGGGCCCACCTGAAGCAGTGCGACCTGCTGAAGCTGTCCCGGCGGCAGAAGCAGCTCTGCCGGAGGGAGCCTGGCCTGGCTGAGACCCTGCGGGACGCTGCGCACCTCGGCCTGCTTGAGTGCCAGTTCCAGTTCCGGCATGAGCGCTGGAACTGTAGCCTGGAGGGCAGGACGGGCCTGCTCaagagag GCTTCAAAGAGACAGCTTTCCTGTATGCGGTGTCCTCTGCCGCCCTAACCCACACCCTGGCCCGGGCCTGCAGCGCTGGGCGCATGGAGCGCTGCACCTGTGATGACTCTCCGGGGCTGGAGAGCCGGCAGGCCTGGCAGTGGGGCGTGTGTGGTGACAACCTCAAGTACAGCACCAAGTTTCTGAGCAACTTCCTGGGGTCCAAGAGAGGAAACAAGGACCTGCGGGCACGGGCAGACGCCCACAACACCCACGTGGGCATCAAG GCTGTGAAGAGTGGCCTCAGGACGACGTGTAAGTGCCACGGCGTGTCAGGCTCCTGTGCCGTGCGCACCTGCTGGAAGCAGCTCTCCCCATTCCGTGAGACGGGCCAGGTGCTGAAACTGCGCTATGACTCGGCTGTCAAGGTGTCCAGTGCCACCAATGAGGCCTTGGGCCGCCTAGAGCTGTGGGCCCCTTCCAGGCAGGGCAGCCCCACCAAAGGCCTGGCCCCAAGGTCTGGGGACCTGGTCTACATGGAGGACTCGCCCAGCTTCTGCCGACCCAGCAAGTACTCGCCTGGCACGGCAGGTAGGGTGTGCTCCCGGGAGGCCAGCTGCAGCAGCCTGTGCTGCGGGCGGGGCTATGACACCCAGAGCCGCCTGGTGGCCTTCTCCTGCcactgccaggtgcagtggtgctgCTACGTGGAGTGCCAGCAATGTGTGCAGGAGGAGCTTGTGTACACCTGCAAGCACTAG